The following coding sequences are from one Planctomycetota bacterium window:
- a CDS encoding dipeptidase, with protein sequence MFDKSALKLHHSSFIVDGHADTFWRIAMRANPPARKGTAKYKYFRSTPDFFTGIPPTKPGEMAKSHVDFQRLKMGGTNLQFMAVYSPPKYTGLAATTFALKMVFEVLHGVRQSSSMSFLPRPQCHSREGGNPVWRDKLQRESKILDTCFRRYDNKRNRNDELVIVKSAADLTDLVRRDGMGFLINIEGGNPLNKDVGILKVFYELGVRSLGLTHNPHNDLGDGIGIKRPRGLTSFGKTVVRELNRLGMLIDVAHLARPGFRDVARIAKGPFISSHTGVRALRDIPRNLDDEQIKEICRRQGVMGVFYLPDYLKAFKRKKDSATIKDVVNHIQYIADKFGVDYVGLGSDWDGYGGVTYGLEDCSCLPNITQELVRRGFNRNEIRKILGGNFVRVIKQILK encoded by the coding sequence ATGTTTGATAAATCTGCATTGAAACTCCACCACTCCTCTTTTATCGTGGACGGACACGCGGATACATTCTGGAGGATTGCCATGCGGGCCAATCCGCCAGCCCGTAAGGGAACGGCCAAGTATAAATATTTCCGGTCTACCCCGGATTTCTTTACCGGCATACCCCCAACCAAGCCGGGTGAGATGGCCAAGTCGCACGTGGATTTCCAGCGCCTTAAAATGGGCGGCACTAACTTACAGTTTATGGCGGTTTACTCGCCCCCTAAATATACCGGTCTGGCCGCCACCACCTTTGCCCTGAAGATGGTTTTTGAGGTTCTACACGGTGTCCGGCAGTCCTCTTCCATGTCATTCCTGCCCCGCCCCCAATGTCATTCCCGCGAAGGCGGGAATCCAGTATGGCGGGATAAACTCCAGCGGGAATCTAAAATCCTGGATACCTGCTTTCGCAGGTATGACAATAAAAGAAATAGGAATGACGAGTTAGTAATAGTAAAATCCGCCGCTGACCTAACCGACCTGGTCCGGCGCGACGGCATGGGATTCCTGATTAATATAGAAGGCGGAAATCCGCTCAACAAAGACGTCGGCATACTCAAGGTATTCTACGAACTGGGCGTCCGGTCCCTGGGCCTGACCCATAATCCCCATAACGACTTGGGAGATGGAATTGGAATCAAACGCCCCAGGGGTTTAACTTCATTCGGCAAGACCGTGGTCCGGGAACTTAACCGGTTAGGGATGCTCATAGACGTGGCGCACTTAGCCCGGCCCGGATTCAGAGACGTGGCCCGGATTGCCAAAGGGCCGTTCATCTCATCGCATACCGGCGTGCGCGCCCTGCGGGATATCCCGCGCAACCTGGATGACGAACAGATAAAAGAGATTTGCCGGCGCCAGGGCGTGATGGGCGTATTCTATCTGCCGGATTACTTGAAGGCCTTTAAGCGCAAGAAAGATTCTGCCACAATCAAGGACGTGGTCAATCATATCCAGTATATCGCGGACAAATTCGGGGTGGATTATGTGGGCTTAGGCTCGGACTGGGACGGCTACGGCGGCGTCACCTACGGACTGGAGGACTGCTCCTGCCTGCCTAATATCACCCAGGAACTGGTCCGGCGGGGATTCAACCGGAACGAGATTAGGAAAATACTGGGCGGTAATTTTGTAAGGGTGATTAAACAAATACTAAAGTAA